One segment of Vespa velutina chromosome 17, iVesVel2.1, whole genome shotgun sequence DNA contains the following:
- the LOC124955189 gene encoding abl interactor 2-like isoform X7 encodes MGTRKHRQRVDRKMAANVRTEMRIPTRTAPRPPVNALAQRGNVWGSTNDIFSTSLMSQPTVQKKKPPPRPPPPKFNQCHDTHSQRDQKSKRPTRPTELLTNFFAWKAAKQEHSNTSRSTSNLSHVQSQSSNTNGTFSLIDLSPPGSPTFTTRSSSDGVSIDSFGSDGNSNPSVFTSSGNTSQTESAFEDDFDFFGMPNKRFPNNDPWQMKPMSDPFGPIEESGRALEDVRQIGDTSFFAFNDSPTGKKQVPFGRTSSKVIHSVPTIIRPKPPKPPAPKILKKHLDQKTNQRPSTSVERRPLSESITVNSSYSVVNDAWADDIKDEPSPPMPTIPPPAPPTEYFVRSKNEFEESSKTPYGIALYDFPVTHSDDLPLKEGDVVTLIRVVNDDWMEGRVGSRQGIFPINFLDIKIPLPGLQDNTVVALYPFKGETPEDLTFEEGAKIKVLSRLSDDWLYGEYKGIKGQFPTNYVNRVPYSISRTT; translated from the exons ATGGGGACGAGAAAGCATCGTCAGCGCGTCGATCGAAAAATGGCCGCGAACGTGAGAACAG AGATGCGGATCCCTACGCGTACAGCCCCTCGTCCACCCGTCAATGCTCTTGCACAAAGAGGCAATGTCTGGGGTAGCAC AAACGATATTTTCTCAACGAGCCTGATGAGCCAACCAACGGTGCAAAAGAAGAAGCCACCGCCGCGTCCACCTCCTCCAAAGTTCAATCAGTGCCATGACACGCACAGCCAAAGGGATCAAAAGTCCAAGAGACCG aCCCGTCCGACCGAGCTTCTGACCAATTTCTTTGCATGGAAAGCGGCCAAGCAGGAACACTCCAATACGTCTCGTTCTACTTCGAATCTATCCCACGTCCAGTCGCAGTCTTCTAATACGAACGGAACTTTCTCCCTGATAGATCTCAGTCCGCCCGGCTCTCCTACGTTCACCACTCGTTCTAGCAGCGACGGGGTTAGCATAGACAGTTTTGGTAGCGATGGTAATTCCAATCCTTCCGTCTTTACGAGCAGCGGTAATACGTCCCAGACGGAAAGTGCCTTCGAAGACGATTTTGACTTTTTCGGCATGCCCAATAAAAGATTTCCAAACAACGATCCGTGGCAAATGAAGCCGATGTCGGATCCATTTGGTCCGATAGAGGAAAGTGGTAGGGCGCTCGAGGACGTTAGGCAAATAGGAGATACATCCTTTTTTGCCTTTAATGACAGTCCTACGGGGAAGAAGCAAGTGCCTTTTGGACGAACAAGTTCTAAAGTGATTCATTCCGTACCTACGATAATACGACCGAAACCGCCGAAACCACCGGCCccaaagatattgaaaaaacaTTTGGACCAAAAGACGAATCAAAGACCGTCGACTAGTGTAGAAAGAAGACCTCTCAGCGAGTCGATAACCGTTAACTCGTCGTATTCTGTTGTTAACGACGCATGGGCCGATGACATCAAAGACGAGCCTTCACCTCCGATGCCAACGATCCCACCACCGGCACCACCCACGGAATACTTTGTCCGATCGAAAAACGAATTCGAG GAAAGTTCTAAAACACCCTATGGTATTGCGCTTTATGATTTTCCGGTTACGCATTCGGACGATTTACCCTTGAAGGAAGGTGACGTTGTCACCTTGATAAGAGTTGTCAATGACGATTGGATGGAAGGAAGGGTGGGAAGTCGAcaaggaatatttccaattaattttcttgatATAAAGATTCCATTGCCTGGATTGCAGGACAACACCGTCGTTGCCCTCTATCCTTTTAAAGGGGAGACCCCGGAGGATCTAACGTTTGAG GAAGGAGCCAAAATTAAAGTTTTGTCGAGACTATCGGACGACTGGTTATACGGCGAATACAAAGGTATAAAAGGTCAGTTTCCAACTAATTATGTGAATAGAGTTCCATACAGTATTTCACGTACAACGTAA
- the LOC124955189 gene encoding uncharacterized protein LOC124955189 isoform X3 has product MGTRKHRQRVDRKMAANVRTEMRIPTRTAPRPPVNALAQRGNVWGSTNDIFSTSLMSQPTVQKKKPPPRPPPPKFNQCHDTHSQRDQKSKRPTRPTELLTNFFAWKAAKQEHSNTSRSTSNLSHVQSQSSNTNGTFSLIDLSPPGSPTFTTRSSSDGVSIDSFGSDGNSNPSVFTSSGNTSQTESAFEDDFDFFGMPNKRFPNNDPWQMKPMSDPFGPIEESGRALEDVRQIGDTSFFAFNDSPTGKKQVPFGRTSSKVIHSVPTIIRPKPPKPPAPKILKKHLDQKTNQRPSTSVERRPLSESITVNSSYSVVNDAWADDIKDEPSPPMPTIPPPAPPTEYFVRSKNEFEESSKTPYGIALYDFPVTHSDDLPLKEGDVVTLIRVVNDDWMEGRVGSRQGIFPINFLDIKIPLPGLQDNTVVALYPFKGETPEDLTFEEPKLKFCRDYRTTGYTANTKIPACMTQRVYHTHTHARTHAHTRTHTHTCIWIYYEVPPRADGWDRLG; this is encoded by the exons ATGGGGACGAGAAAGCATCGTCAGCGCGTCGATCGAAAAATGGCCGCGAACGTGAGAACAG AGATGCGGATCCCTACGCGTACAGCCCCTCGTCCACCCGTCAATGCTCTTGCACAAAGAGGCAATGTCTGGGGTAGCAC AAACGATATTTTCTCAACGAGCCTGATGAGCCAACCAACGGTGCAAAAGAAGAAGCCACCGCCGCGTCCACCTCCTCCAAAGTTCAATCAGTGCCATGACACGCACAGCCAAAGGGATCAAAAGTCCAAGAGACCG aCCCGTCCGACCGAGCTTCTGACCAATTTCTTTGCATGGAAAGCGGCCAAGCAGGAACACTCCAATACGTCTCGTTCTACTTCGAATCTATCCCACGTCCAGTCGCAGTCTTCTAATACGAACGGAACTTTCTCCCTGATAGATCTCAGTCCGCCCGGCTCTCCTACGTTCACCACTCGTTCTAGCAGCGACGGGGTTAGCATAGACAGTTTTGGTAGCGATGGTAATTCCAATCCTTCCGTCTTTACGAGCAGCGGTAATACGTCCCAGACGGAAAGTGCCTTCGAAGACGATTTTGACTTTTTCGGCATGCCCAATAAAAGATTTCCAAACAACGATCCGTGGCAAATGAAGCCGATGTCGGATCCATTTGGTCCGATAGAGGAAAGTGGTAGGGCGCTCGAGGACGTTAGGCAAATAGGAGATACATCCTTTTTTGCCTTTAATGACAGTCCTACGGGGAAGAAGCAAGTGCCTTTTGGACGAACAAGTTCTAAAGTGATTCATTCCGTACCTACGATAATACGACCGAAACCGCCGAAACCACCGGCCccaaagatattgaaaaaacaTTTGGACCAAAAGACGAATCAAAGACCGTCGACTAGTGTAGAAAGAAGACCTCTCAGCGAGTCGATAACCGTTAACTCGTCGTATTCTGTTGTTAACGACGCATGGGCCGATGACATCAAAGACGAGCCTTCACCTCCGATGCCAACGATCCCACCACCGGCACCACCCACGGAATACTTTGTCCGATCGAAAAACGAATTCGAG GAAAGTTCTAAAACACCCTATGGTATTGCGCTTTATGATTTTCCGGTTACGCATTCGGACGATTTACCCTTGAAGGAAGGTGACGTTGTCACCTTGATAAGAGTTGTCAATGACGATTGGATGGAAGGAAGGGTGGGAAGTCGAcaaggaatatttccaattaattttcttgatATAAAGATTCCATTGCCTGGATTGCAGGACAACACCGTCGTTGCCCTCTATCCTTTTAAAGGGGAGACCCCGGAGGATCTAACGTTTGAG GAGCCAAAATTAAAGTTTTGTCGAGACTATCGGACGACTGGTTATACGGCGAATACAAAG ATACCAGCATGTATGACACAGCGGGTGtaccacacacacacgcacgcacgcacgcacgcacacacacgcacacacacacacacgtgtataTGGATATATTACGAAGTTCCACCGCGAGCAGACGGATGGGATCGGCTGGGATAG
- the LOC124955189 gene encoding abl interactor 1-like isoform X5 — protein sequence MGTRKHRQRVDRKMAANVRTEMRIPTRTAPRPPVNALAQRGNVWGSTNDIFSTSLMSQPTVQKKKPPPRPPPPKFNQCHDTHSQRDQKSKRPTRPTELLTNFFAWKAAKQEHSNTSRSTSNLSHVQSQSSNTNGTFSLIDLSPPGSPTFTTRSSSDGVSIDSFGSDGNSNPSVFTSSGNTSQTESAFEDDFDFFGMPNKRFPNNDPWQMKPMSDPFGPIEESGRALEDVRQIGDTSFFAFNDSPTGKKQVPFGRTSSKVIHSVPTIIRPKPPKPPAPKILKKHLDQKTNQRPSTSVERRPLSESITVNSSYSVVNDAWADDIKDEPSPPMPTIPPPAPPTEYFVRSKNEFEESSKTPYGIALYDFPVTHSDDLPLKEGDVVTLIRVVNDDWMEGRVGSRQGIFPINFLDIKIPLPGLQDNTVVALYPFKGETPEDLTFEIPACMTQRVYHTHTHARTHAHTRTHTHTCIWIYYEVPPRADGWDRLG from the exons ATGGGGACGAGAAAGCATCGTCAGCGCGTCGATCGAAAAATGGCCGCGAACGTGAGAACAG AGATGCGGATCCCTACGCGTACAGCCCCTCGTCCACCCGTCAATGCTCTTGCACAAAGAGGCAATGTCTGGGGTAGCAC AAACGATATTTTCTCAACGAGCCTGATGAGCCAACCAACGGTGCAAAAGAAGAAGCCACCGCCGCGTCCACCTCCTCCAAAGTTCAATCAGTGCCATGACACGCACAGCCAAAGGGATCAAAAGTCCAAGAGACCG aCCCGTCCGACCGAGCTTCTGACCAATTTCTTTGCATGGAAAGCGGCCAAGCAGGAACACTCCAATACGTCTCGTTCTACTTCGAATCTATCCCACGTCCAGTCGCAGTCTTCTAATACGAACGGAACTTTCTCCCTGATAGATCTCAGTCCGCCCGGCTCTCCTACGTTCACCACTCGTTCTAGCAGCGACGGGGTTAGCATAGACAGTTTTGGTAGCGATGGTAATTCCAATCCTTCCGTCTTTACGAGCAGCGGTAATACGTCCCAGACGGAAAGTGCCTTCGAAGACGATTTTGACTTTTTCGGCATGCCCAATAAAAGATTTCCAAACAACGATCCGTGGCAAATGAAGCCGATGTCGGATCCATTTGGTCCGATAGAGGAAAGTGGTAGGGCGCTCGAGGACGTTAGGCAAATAGGAGATACATCCTTTTTTGCCTTTAATGACAGTCCTACGGGGAAGAAGCAAGTGCCTTTTGGACGAACAAGTTCTAAAGTGATTCATTCCGTACCTACGATAATACGACCGAAACCGCCGAAACCACCGGCCccaaagatattgaaaaaacaTTTGGACCAAAAGACGAATCAAAGACCGTCGACTAGTGTAGAAAGAAGACCTCTCAGCGAGTCGATAACCGTTAACTCGTCGTATTCTGTTGTTAACGACGCATGGGCCGATGACATCAAAGACGAGCCTTCACCTCCGATGCCAACGATCCCACCACCGGCACCACCCACGGAATACTTTGTCCGATCGAAAAACGAATTCGAG GAAAGTTCTAAAACACCCTATGGTATTGCGCTTTATGATTTTCCGGTTACGCATTCGGACGATTTACCCTTGAAGGAAGGTGACGTTGTCACCTTGATAAGAGTTGTCAATGACGATTGGATGGAAGGAAGGGTGGGAAGTCGAcaaggaatatttccaattaattttcttgatATAAAGATTCCATTGCCTGGATTGCAGGACAACACCGTCGTTGCCCTCTATCCTTTTAAAGGGGAGACCCCGGAGGATCTAACGTTTGAG ATACCAGCATGTATGACACAGCGGGTGtaccacacacacacgcacgcacgcacgcacgcacacacacgcacacacacacacacgtgtataTGGATATATTACGAAGTTCCACCGCGAGCAGACGGATGGGATCGGCTGGGATAG
- the LOC124955189 gene encoding SH3 domain-containing protein 19-like isoform X6 has product MGTRKHRQRVDRKMAANVRTEMRIPTRTAPRPPVNALAQRGNVWGSTNDIFSTSLMSQPTVQKKKPPPRPPPPKFNQCHDTHSQRDQKSKRPTRPTELLTNFFAWKAAKQEHSNTSRSTSNLSHVQSQSSNTNGTFSLIDLSPPGSPTFTTRSSSDGVSIDSFGSDGNSNPSVFTSSGNTSQTESAFEDDFDFFGMPNKRFPNNDPWQMKPMSDPFGPIEESGRALEDVRQIGDTSFFAFNDSPTGKKQVPFGRTSSKVIHSVPTIIRPKPPKPPAPKILKKHLDQKTNQRPSTSVERRPLSESITVNSSYSVVNDAWADDIKDEPSPPMPTIPPPAPPTEYFVRSKNEFEESSKTPYGIALYDFPVTHSDDLPLKEGDVVTLIRVVNDDWMEGRVGSRQGIFPINFLDIKIPLPGLQDNTVVALYPFKGETPEDLTFEEGAKIKVLSRLSDDWLYGEYKGIKDGTFVKQEDTQDTWDITLFL; this is encoded by the exons ATGGGGACGAGAAAGCATCGTCAGCGCGTCGATCGAAAAATGGCCGCGAACGTGAGAACAG AGATGCGGATCCCTACGCGTACAGCCCCTCGTCCACCCGTCAATGCTCTTGCACAAAGAGGCAATGTCTGGGGTAGCAC AAACGATATTTTCTCAACGAGCCTGATGAGCCAACCAACGGTGCAAAAGAAGAAGCCACCGCCGCGTCCACCTCCTCCAAAGTTCAATCAGTGCCATGACACGCACAGCCAAAGGGATCAAAAGTCCAAGAGACCG aCCCGTCCGACCGAGCTTCTGACCAATTTCTTTGCATGGAAAGCGGCCAAGCAGGAACACTCCAATACGTCTCGTTCTACTTCGAATCTATCCCACGTCCAGTCGCAGTCTTCTAATACGAACGGAACTTTCTCCCTGATAGATCTCAGTCCGCCCGGCTCTCCTACGTTCACCACTCGTTCTAGCAGCGACGGGGTTAGCATAGACAGTTTTGGTAGCGATGGTAATTCCAATCCTTCCGTCTTTACGAGCAGCGGTAATACGTCCCAGACGGAAAGTGCCTTCGAAGACGATTTTGACTTTTTCGGCATGCCCAATAAAAGATTTCCAAACAACGATCCGTGGCAAATGAAGCCGATGTCGGATCCATTTGGTCCGATAGAGGAAAGTGGTAGGGCGCTCGAGGACGTTAGGCAAATAGGAGATACATCCTTTTTTGCCTTTAATGACAGTCCTACGGGGAAGAAGCAAGTGCCTTTTGGACGAACAAGTTCTAAAGTGATTCATTCCGTACCTACGATAATACGACCGAAACCGCCGAAACCACCGGCCccaaagatattgaaaaaacaTTTGGACCAAAAGACGAATCAAAGACCGTCGACTAGTGTAGAAAGAAGACCTCTCAGCGAGTCGATAACCGTTAACTCGTCGTATTCTGTTGTTAACGACGCATGGGCCGATGACATCAAAGACGAGCCTTCACCTCCGATGCCAACGATCCCACCACCGGCACCACCCACGGAATACTTTGTCCGATCGAAAAACGAATTCGAG GAAAGTTCTAAAACACCCTATGGTATTGCGCTTTATGATTTTCCGGTTACGCATTCGGACGATTTACCCTTGAAGGAAGGTGACGTTGTCACCTTGATAAGAGTTGTCAATGACGATTGGATGGAAGGAAGGGTGGGAAGTCGAcaaggaatatttccaattaattttcttgatATAAAGATTCCATTGCCTGGATTGCAGGACAACACCGTCGTTGCCCTCTATCCTTTTAAAGGGGAGACCCCGGAGGATCTAACGTTTGAG GAAGGAGCCAAAATTAAAGTTTTGTCGAGACTATCGGACGACTGGTTATACGGCGAATACAAAGGTATAAAAG ACGGGACATTTGTCAAACAGGAGGATACACAGGATACATGGGATATAACTCTTTTCCtttaa
- the LOC124955189 gene encoding abl interactor 1-like isoform X13, whose translation MGTRKHRQRVDRKMAANVRTEMRIPTRTAPRPPVNALAQRGNVWGSTNDIFSTSLMSQPTVQKKKPPPRPPPPKFNQCHDTHSQRDQKSKRPTRPTELLTNFFAWKAAKQEHSNTSRSTSNLSHVQSQSSNTNGTFSLIDLSPPGSPTFTTRSSSDGVSIDSFGSDGNSNPSVFTSSGNTSQTESAFEDDFDFFGMPNKRFPNNDPWQMKPMSDPFGPIEESGRALEDVRQIGDTSFFAFNDSPTGKKQVPFGRTSSKVIHSVPTIIRPKPPKPPAPKILKKHLDQKTNQRPSTSVERRPLSESITVNSSYSVVNDAWADDIKDEPSPPMPTIPPPAPPTEYFVRSKNEFEESSKTPYGIALYDFPVTHSDDLPLKEGDVVTLIRVVNDDWMEGRVGSRQGIFPINFLDIKIPLPGLQDNTVVALYPFKGETPEDLTFEEPKLKFCRDYRTTGYTANTKV comes from the exons ATGGGGACGAGAAAGCATCGTCAGCGCGTCGATCGAAAAATGGCCGCGAACGTGAGAACAG AGATGCGGATCCCTACGCGTACAGCCCCTCGTCCACCCGTCAATGCTCTTGCACAAAGAGGCAATGTCTGGGGTAGCAC AAACGATATTTTCTCAACGAGCCTGATGAGCCAACCAACGGTGCAAAAGAAGAAGCCACCGCCGCGTCCACCTCCTCCAAAGTTCAATCAGTGCCATGACACGCACAGCCAAAGGGATCAAAAGTCCAAGAGACCG aCCCGTCCGACCGAGCTTCTGACCAATTTCTTTGCATGGAAAGCGGCCAAGCAGGAACACTCCAATACGTCTCGTTCTACTTCGAATCTATCCCACGTCCAGTCGCAGTCTTCTAATACGAACGGAACTTTCTCCCTGATAGATCTCAGTCCGCCCGGCTCTCCTACGTTCACCACTCGTTCTAGCAGCGACGGGGTTAGCATAGACAGTTTTGGTAGCGATGGTAATTCCAATCCTTCCGTCTTTACGAGCAGCGGTAATACGTCCCAGACGGAAAGTGCCTTCGAAGACGATTTTGACTTTTTCGGCATGCCCAATAAAAGATTTCCAAACAACGATCCGTGGCAAATGAAGCCGATGTCGGATCCATTTGGTCCGATAGAGGAAAGTGGTAGGGCGCTCGAGGACGTTAGGCAAATAGGAGATACATCCTTTTTTGCCTTTAATGACAGTCCTACGGGGAAGAAGCAAGTGCCTTTTGGACGAACAAGTTCTAAAGTGATTCATTCCGTACCTACGATAATACGACCGAAACCGCCGAAACCACCGGCCccaaagatattgaaaaaacaTTTGGACCAAAAGACGAATCAAAGACCGTCGACTAGTGTAGAAAGAAGACCTCTCAGCGAGTCGATAACCGTTAACTCGTCGTATTCTGTTGTTAACGACGCATGGGCCGATGACATCAAAGACGAGCCTTCACCTCCGATGCCAACGATCCCACCACCGGCACCACCCACGGAATACTTTGTCCGATCGAAAAACGAATTCGAG GAAAGTTCTAAAACACCCTATGGTATTGCGCTTTATGATTTTCCGGTTACGCATTCGGACGATTTACCCTTGAAGGAAGGTGACGTTGTCACCTTGATAAGAGTTGTCAATGACGATTGGATGGAAGGAAGGGTGGGAAGTCGAcaaggaatatttccaattaattttcttgatATAAAGATTCCATTGCCTGGATTGCAGGACAACACCGTCGTTGCCCTCTATCCTTTTAAAGGGGAGACCCCGGAGGATCTAACGTTTGAG GAGCCAAAATTAAAGTTTTGTCGAGACTATCGGACGACTGGTTATACGGCGAATACAAAGGTATAA
- the LOC124955189 gene encoding abl interactor 1-like isoform X9, which yields MGTRKHRQRVDRKMAANVRTEMRIPTRTAPRPPVNALAQRGNVWGSTNDIFSTSLMSQPTVQKKKPPPRPPPPKFNQCHDTHSQRDQKSKRPTRPTELLTNFFAWKAAKQEHSNTSRSTSNLSHVQSQSSNTNGTFSLIDLSPPGSPTFTTRSSSDGVSIDSFGSDGNSNPSVFTSSGNTSQTESAFEDDFDFFGMPNKRFPNNDPWQMKPMSDPFGPIEESGRALEDVRQIGDTSFFAFNDSPTGKKQVPFGRTSSKVIHSVPTIIRPKPPKPPAPKILKKHLDQKTNQRPSTSVERRPLSESITVNSSYSVVNDAWADDIKDEPSPPMPTIPPPAPPTEYFVRSKNEFEESSKTPYGIALYDFPVTHSDDLPLKEGDVVTLIRVVNDDWMEGRVGSRQGIFPINFLDIKIPLPGLQDNTVVALYPFKGETPEDLTFEEPKLKFCRDYRTTGYTANTKTGHLSNRRIHRIHGI from the exons ATGGGGACGAGAAAGCATCGTCAGCGCGTCGATCGAAAAATGGCCGCGAACGTGAGAACAG AGATGCGGATCCCTACGCGTACAGCCCCTCGTCCACCCGTCAATGCTCTTGCACAAAGAGGCAATGTCTGGGGTAGCAC AAACGATATTTTCTCAACGAGCCTGATGAGCCAACCAACGGTGCAAAAGAAGAAGCCACCGCCGCGTCCACCTCCTCCAAAGTTCAATCAGTGCCATGACACGCACAGCCAAAGGGATCAAAAGTCCAAGAGACCG aCCCGTCCGACCGAGCTTCTGACCAATTTCTTTGCATGGAAAGCGGCCAAGCAGGAACACTCCAATACGTCTCGTTCTACTTCGAATCTATCCCACGTCCAGTCGCAGTCTTCTAATACGAACGGAACTTTCTCCCTGATAGATCTCAGTCCGCCCGGCTCTCCTACGTTCACCACTCGTTCTAGCAGCGACGGGGTTAGCATAGACAGTTTTGGTAGCGATGGTAATTCCAATCCTTCCGTCTTTACGAGCAGCGGTAATACGTCCCAGACGGAAAGTGCCTTCGAAGACGATTTTGACTTTTTCGGCATGCCCAATAAAAGATTTCCAAACAACGATCCGTGGCAAATGAAGCCGATGTCGGATCCATTTGGTCCGATAGAGGAAAGTGGTAGGGCGCTCGAGGACGTTAGGCAAATAGGAGATACATCCTTTTTTGCCTTTAATGACAGTCCTACGGGGAAGAAGCAAGTGCCTTTTGGACGAACAAGTTCTAAAGTGATTCATTCCGTACCTACGATAATACGACCGAAACCGCCGAAACCACCGGCCccaaagatattgaaaaaacaTTTGGACCAAAAGACGAATCAAAGACCGTCGACTAGTGTAGAAAGAAGACCTCTCAGCGAGTCGATAACCGTTAACTCGTCGTATTCTGTTGTTAACGACGCATGGGCCGATGACATCAAAGACGAGCCTTCACCTCCGATGCCAACGATCCCACCACCGGCACCACCCACGGAATACTTTGTCCGATCGAAAAACGAATTCGAG GAAAGTTCTAAAACACCCTATGGTATTGCGCTTTATGATTTTCCGGTTACGCATTCGGACGATTTACCCTTGAAGGAAGGTGACGTTGTCACCTTGATAAGAGTTGTCAATGACGATTGGATGGAAGGAAGGGTGGGAAGTCGAcaaggaatatttccaattaattttcttgatATAAAGATTCCATTGCCTGGATTGCAGGACAACACCGTCGTTGCCCTCTATCCTTTTAAAGGGGAGACCCCGGAGGATCTAACGTTTGAG GAGCCAAAATTAAAGTTTTGTCGAGACTATCGGACGACTGGTTATACGGCGAATACAAAG ACGGGACATTTGTCAAACAGGAGGATACACAGGATACATGGGATATAA
- the LOC124955189 gene encoding abl interactor 1-like isoform X14, with translation MGTRKHRQRVDRKMAANVRTEMRIPTRTAPRPPVNALAQRGNVWGSTNDIFSTSLMSQPTVQKKKPPPRPPPPKFNQCHDTHSQRDQKSKRPTRPTELLTNFFAWKAAKQEHSNTSRSTSNLSHVQSQSSNTNGTFSLIDLSPPGSPTFTTRSSSDGVSIDSFGSDGNSNPSVFTSSGNTSQTESAFEDDFDFFGMPNKRFPNNDPWQMKPMSDPFGPIEESGRALEDVRQIGDTSFFAFNDSPTGKKQVPFGRTSSKVIHSVPTIIRPKPPKPPAPKILKKHLDQKTNQRPSTSVERRPLSESITVNSSYSVVNDAWADDIKDEPSPPMPTIPPPAPPTEYFVRSKNEFEESSKTPYGIALYDFPVTHSDDLPLKEGDVVTLIRVVNDDWMEGRVGSRQGIFPINFLDIKIPLPGLQDNTVVALYPFKGETPEDLTFETGHLSNRRIHRIHGI, from the exons ATGGGGACGAGAAAGCATCGTCAGCGCGTCGATCGAAAAATGGCCGCGAACGTGAGAACAG AGATGCGGATCCCTACGCGTACAGCCCCTCGTCCACCCGTCAATGCTCTTGCACAAAGAGGCAATGTCTGGGGTAGCAC AAACGATATTTTCTCAACGAGCCTGATGAGCCAACCAACGGTGCAAAAGAAGAAGCCACCGCCGCGTCCACCTCCTCCAAAGTTCAATCAGTGCCATGACACGCACAGCCAAAGGGATCAAAAGTCCAAGAGACCG aCCCGTCCGACCGAGCTTCTGACCAATTTCTTTGCATGGAAAGCGGCCAAGCAGGAACACTCCAATACGTCTCGTTCTACTTCGAATCTATCCCACGTCCAGTCGCAGTCTTCTAATACGAACGGAACTTTCTCCCTGATAGATCTCAGTCCGCCCGGCTCTCCTACGTTCACCACTCGTTCTAGCAGCGACGGGGTTAGCATAGACAGTTTTGGTAGCGATGGTAATTCCAATCCTTCCGTCTTTACGAGCAGCGGTAATACGTCCCAGACGGAAAGTGCCTTCGAAGACGATTTTGACTTTTTCGGCATGCCCAATAAAAGATTTCCAAACAACGATCCGTGGCAAATGAAGCCGATGTCGGATCCATTTGGTCCGATAGAGGAAAGTGGTAGGGCGCTCGAGGACGTTAGGCAAATAGGAGATACATCCTTTTTTGCCTTTAATGACAGTCCTACGGGGAAGAAGCAAGTGCCTTTTGGACGAACAAGTTCTAAAGTGATTCATTCCGTACCTACGATAATACGACCGAAACCGCCGAAACCACCGGCCccaaagatattgaaaaaacaTTTGGACCAAAAGACGAATCAAAGACCGTCGACTAGTGTAGAAAGAAGACCTCTCAGCGAGTCGATAACCGTTAACTCGTCGTATTCTGTTGTTAACGACGCATGGGCCGATGACATCAAAGACGAGCCTTCACCTCCGATGCCAACGATCCCACCACCGGCACCACCCACGGAATACTTTGTCCGATCGAAAAACGAATTCGAG GAAAGTTCTAAAACACCCTATGGTATTGCGCTTTATGATTTTCCGGTTACGCATTCGGACGATTTACCCTTGAAGGAAGGTGACGTTGTCACCTTGATAAGAGTTGTCAATGACGATTGGATGGAAGGAAGGGTGGGAAGTCGAcaaggaatatttccaattaattttcttgatATAAAGATTCCATTGCCTGGATTGCAGGACAACACCGTCGTTGCCCTCTATCCTTTTAAAGGGGAGACCCCGGAGGATCTAACGTTTGAG ACGGGACATTTGTCAAACAGGAGGATACACAGGATACATGGGATATAA